DNA sequence from the Coffea arabica cultivar ET-39 chromosome 11c, Coffea Arabica ET-39 HiFi, whole genome shotgun sequence genome:
tatctcactcgacctactaaaatgacaaatttctaCCATTTAACcgtaaatttttaccgttaaccATGAACTactaccgtttaccgatttacttgattacttgtgcatgttgtaagttaTAAGCTGAATTGGATCCTGCCTttggttactaacctgctcGACCCAGGACTAGattcggtcgggtaggttggaaccctgggccaccgtttcgatATATTCAAGTATTACcattggagggataaggtgatggccagacaaaccgagagGATCACTGGAgttataaggtaaagtggactGAAATCGTTTCAagtgaacaccgtatcctttcaatgtgtgtttatttctgtacaatgataactgtttcattctaatgtgccaatgtgcaaTCTTGAACCGTATGTGCGTTATGttcaatttacttgatttattagaaatGCTAGTGtattttggaacctcactaggctgtttagctcattccacgcttttgttttctttaacagggttCAAGATCGAGAGTGTTCGCGAATAGTAcgaaattgttttcttttggagacTTCAAGTTGTAGTATACCAGACgactgtagtacatattctttttagttgtattaagcttgaaggTTAACTAATTGTGTTTTGGAGTTCTTTCAatatatattgaaaatatttgaaatatttctaACTTTTGGATTGCGAATTGTAgtaagtcccggcgagagttgggcaggcgttccatggatacccttggattcgcccttAGGAGAAGTAAGGGCGTCACATAGGCACCAAACACCCACGCATCCCCCTAGTAAACATAGTAGAATCACCAATCATTCATCAGGTCTTatacaaataaaacaaacaaaattagttcaaagtttcaacttaaagtcttcaatAGTCAATGTCAAGAAACAGTCAAACTTAAAATCAAGTTCAActtcatcaatcaaacaatAGCATGCTCCTTTCCAGAATTCCGGCATGATCTTTTTCCAAAAGGACCAAAACTATGCATTCAAAATTTGCTTCTAAAATGTGGAACATTTTAAGTAATTAAATAACAGTCATGCTATGTTACAGTGTACAAAAAATGCTAAATTCTAAAACAAGACATTCAAATTAAAAGCGTACACAAGATATGCACCTTTGAACTATCAGATTCATTTGATATGAAGtaaaatttcttttgttgttttcactttctacactaaaaaaaattaaataagtaacttgaatttgaaataaatttacTTTCATCTTCTTTTTGACTCCATGAAAGTTTCGGCACCAATCTTCAGTACACATCAACATTTTCACTGTTTCTAGGAGCTAGTGAGGCTCTATATGAAATTATGAATCGATCATTCTTGTTCCACTAGTAAATGTAGCCTTAGAAGCAATTGTAGTAATGGGAATAGCAAGGACATCAATTGCCATCTTTGATAATATTGGTTATGTCATCCTGCTATTCTTTCACCAACCCAAACAATCAAAATCATGTTGAGGCGCATTTGCATCAATCTGGGACCCTTTTCCAAATAGTTGAGCAATTCAGATTCTTGAGGTGCTATAGTGTGAAATTCTCTTATATACTCATCGAAATCATCCCAACTAGAATCAGAGATACTACTTTTACAAACTTCAGATGAAGTGTTATCTTAAAATTCCTTTCTATTTTTAGTCGCATGAAGTTCATTTGCGCACATATATTCATTGTACAAGTCAAAGACAGCATTTCTAGCTTTTGCTCTTTGTATTTATGGTTTATTTTGTGTaactttttaagaaaaaagagTTGGAAGCAGAATAAGGTATGGGTTGTTACTTTTTGAAATCAACTCTATTCGACATCATAGAAGTTCATGCAAGTACTTCAATTACAGCCGCAATAGGGACAAGAAAACATGTCATGTGACTTTTGGTTATGACTTTTCATACTGTAGTTACTTCTACGGTCATCTGCATTGTATGTTCacaaaatcagcttttatcCCTGGTAGGCAAATCTTAGATAACATTATGATTTCCCATAAGTTTCTACATTATCTCAAAAACAAAAGGCTTGGGAAAAATGGTTTTATGGCTGTGAAATTAGACATGTCAAAAGCTTATGACAGGATAGAATGGAGATTCCTGGAAGCTGTAATGCAAAAGATGGGATTCAATGACAAATGGAGAAGCTGGATCATGGAATGCATCTCATCTGTTTCCTATTCTTTCATGATCAATGGAGAGGTGAAGGAATGTGTGTTACCCCAGAGGGGAATTAGACAGGGAGATCCACTGTCACCCTATCTATTCCTGCTTTGCTCAGAAGGCTTCACCAATCTCCTCCAGAAGGCAGCAGCTGAACAAAGAATTGAAGGCATGAGGATCAGTCGACAAGGACCTAGACTAACTCACTTGTTTTTTGCAGATGACTCTTTGATATTTTGCAAAGCTGACTACCAGAATGCATCAGAATTGAGACGGATACTCCAAGTGTATGAAAGAGGCACTGGCCAGCTAAtcaacttagaaaaatcttCAGTCATATTCAGCACGAATTTGGAGCAGGAAGCGAAGATGGAAGTCTGCCAAGCACTTGGAAATATTCAGAAGGTCAACCAAGGCAAGTATCTGGGACTCCCAATGGTGATCACAAGATCGAAATAGCAACTATTTGGCTACATTAAAGACAACATCCAGCAAAGattgaagaaatggaaaaacaaGTTGTTAAGTGTGGCAGGTAAAGAGGTGATGCTCAAATCAGTAGCAATGGCAATGCCAACATATACGATGTCATGCTTCAAAATGCCAAAGAAGATATGCAAAGAGATTAATGCTGTAGTGGCAAACTATTGGTGGGGAGAGGCAAATGGAAGGAACAAGATGCATTGGAGATCTTGGAGTAAAATATCAATGGACAGGAAGGATGGAGGATTGGGATTCCTAGATTTAGAGGCATTCAACACAGCGCTATTGGGAAAGCAAGTATGGAGGCTACTCACACAGCCAAATCTGCTGGTTAGCAAAGTGCTCAATGACAAATACCATCCTAAAGAATCGCTTCTCAAGTGCAAAGTAGCTAGGAACGCATCCTGGATTTGGAAGGGTCTAATGGGAGCAAGGCAATTGATAGAGCAAGGAACAAGGAGAAGGATAGGAAATGGAAAGAATACCTATATTTGGGAGGATAGCTGGATGCCAGATAACCATCAGGGAAAGGTTACCACACAGAAACTACAGGGATGTAATCTGGTTAAAGTAGAGGAGCTGATCATCCAGAATAGATGGAATAAAAATCTGATATTCAGAAACTTTTGCCCCAAGGACGCAAAGATGATACTAAGCATTCCCATATGCCTGGCCAATAGAAAGGACAGCAACTACTGGATTCATAGTTTGAATGGGAATTATACAGTGAGATCAGCTTATAGTATACAATCTAAAGGCCAGATGGAACGGGAGCAGGAAGACACGGAGACAATTGGAACAAGCTGGAGCTCGATTAGTAAGAAAAGCTGGAAGCACCTTTGGAAACTGAACACCAAGCATAAGGTGAAGATTTTCTTGTGGAAATGCCTGAACCAGGTGTTACCAGTAAGACAACTCATCTATGATAGAACCAAACAAGGTGATCCAATATGCAGAATCTGTGGTGAGCAAGGTGAGATGATAGAGCATGCCTTGCTTAACTGCAACCATGCCAAACTAGTGTGGAAAATGTCACCAATTCAGTGGGAAGGAATACAAGACCAGCAGGAATGTTTCAGTAGGTGGTGGACTACAATGATGGAAGCTAGCACTAGAAGCGAGGGTAGCAAACATATCTCCCTAACAGCTAACATCCtttggcaaatctggaaaagtAGAAATGAGAAGGAATTCAATGTCAAGCAGCACTCACCTATGAAAACAATACAGACAGCTCATGAGGAATGGCTGGAATATGAAGAAGCATTGACAAAGACCTCAAGCACGAGTACAGAAGAAACAAGGGAGCAGACGGAATCCCCCCAGCATCAGGAAGAATTTGAAAGCACCCTGAGATTAAGATTTGCTACAACAAAGAGTAAAGACACTCCTCAAGTTGGGATAGGCGTCACTGTTTCAGTGGACAATCAAAACATGATAAGAGGATGGACTTCACAGGAAAGAAGCTCTGGTCACCAGGTAATGGACGAACTAACAGCCATCAAACTACTGATGTGTAAAGCTGCTGTCCAAAAAATGGAAGGGATTGAAGTGCAAATCCAGAACAAGCTAACGTACAATCTCATTCAGCAAAGGAAACCTCAGGAAATGCGAATGGCAACTCTGATGGAGGATATATATAGCCTTAAGTCCTTGTTTCACATGTGCTCATTTTGTTTAGTACATAGGAATATTAACCATATAAGTCACTGGATTAGCGCGCAAGCGCTAGAATTCATCAAAGATCAGGAATTTTGGATTCCTCAGTGTTAGGATACACTGGTTGTAAAGTTTTCTCAAGTCTTTACTTGAATCTGTAAAGGTTTATCATCTATAAAATCACTTAACGTTTCGGCAAAAAAAAGTAGCCTTGTTCATCTGCCACTAGGCCATCTGTATGGACTATTGATTTATAGGTTGTTATACCTCAAAGCTTTTTTATTGATGATAGAGAAGCTCATATAAGCTATTTGACTCTTCTCTGCGATGGTGGATGAGAGCTCCTAAGGTTTTCGTTCCTAACTTTTATAGTACATGATTGAAGATTAATGTTATTAGGGCTTATATGTATTTATTGATAGTTCAGAGATTTGCAGAGTTAACCAAACTTGCATCTACAAAAAGGATAGCTCCTGGTGAGTTCACAGAGATATGCATGACACTTGAGAAGGTTTggtatttttcttcttgtttggtACAACACTTTTCTTAATTAGAGACAAAAAGCTCTACTGTCCTTTTTTAGAGAGTTTTCCTACCATGTTTTGTTTATTTCGGTGCCTTTCTGTTTGACTGTTGAAATCATCACACCTGAAGATCTGGCAGGCGTTCTCGTAATGAACAATTAGAAGCTTGAATTCGTCTTAATCTTGTCATGTTATTGTTAATTGTGCTGTGACTTATATGTTGTCACTGTTTAATTATCGGGTTAAATTGGTATAAATAGCTGAGTCTACCCTTGGTTTGTATCTAGTTTTTGATTGGTCTTTTCTGGCTTTGTATTGACTGCATGCTATAATCCTTGAAGAAAAAGCTACTGGCCTGCTAAAACCTTTAGATGTAGTTGACTGGTTAGTGTATTAGATATGTTACCTAGTTCTGAGGAAAATAGTTTACTTCAAAAGGATAGAAAACAACTTACCTAGTCCGCTTACTGAAGTTATTTTGGCAATAGTGGCGCGAACAGAAAGTTATTGTTGTTGGTTCAAAAGTAGCGCATATTAAGGATTTGAAGAGGGATTCGAGGCCTCAAGACAATGTTGAGAAGGTGGCTGTTGGGATAAATGGAGGGTGGAGAAGATAGAAAAATCAGTAGAGAAGGTGAGAAAGAAGGTGATCATGGTGGGAATATTTCGCCGAGGATTAGTATTAAGCAGATTTCTGGTGATGATTTCATTGAAGGATGGCCTAAATGGCTTGTTGATAACATTCCTAGAGATGTCCTTGCTGTCTTGGTTCCATAGAGTGCTGATTCTTATGATAAACTTGCAAAGGTCAGTATAgcagagaaaaataaaatatggaaGTTGAGTTTCATTTGTTCAAGAATCAAGACTAAAATGGCGTTTTTCTTCAATATAAGCTTCATTTATTATACAGTGCTGTCTTTTACATGTAAAGTTGCTAACTTTTGTCCTCTTCAAGTAAAATGGCATTACTGTGTTACTTTCTAGTTCCTGGACATTTGAGTGTGgctatattttaattttatatttcttcAAGCATGATTTTCTAATAGAAACAAAGTGTACTACAGTACAAGGTCTGTTCACATCTACCCATTCATCTTTGAAGGTGATGGATGATTGTTTACAAAATTGCTATGAAGGAGCAGAAAAGATCATGAATAACGTTTTTCCTTTGTTTGGCCTATGCACATGTATAAAGCTCTAGATAGGGACACTGGAAAAATAGTTGCCCTAGAAAAGATCCGTTTCGATACATCAGAACCAGAGAGTGTGAAGTTTATGGCAAGAGAAACCATCAAACCCTAATGTTATTAAGCTTGAAGGATTGGCCACTTCAAGAATATAGTATAGTCTTTATTTGGTCTTTGATTTCATGCAGTCAGACTTGACCAGAATCATATCTCGTCCCGAAGGAAGGCTTCCAGAGCCACAGGTCGGATAATCTGCATTTAGAGCCATATAAACAACTTTAATATTTAAAGTGAACGTTCTCCCAGTATATTACTTGGAAAATTTACAAGGCATGGTTCTGAAAAAATTTGTATTACAGAAAAAATGAATGACTATTACTCGTCAAAAAGTTACTAGTACACAAACAGAATGTGAAACAGAATATGACAGGACTGGGATAGTGGGATATATTCATTCTTCCTTAAGAGAATTAAGAATATCTTGTTCATGAAATTGGGCACTTAAATATTTCTTGATGCAGGTCAAGAGTTACATGCTGCAGCAGCTGCTCTCAGGTCTACAGCATTGCCATAGGGACGTTAAAGCATCTAACTTGCTAATCGATAAAGATAGAATGCTTCAAATCGCAGATTTTGGACTTGCTAACTTCTATCGGCCTAAACCAAAGTGGCCTCTAGCAAGCCGAGTTGTAACATTATGGTATAGAGCTCCAGAACTTCTTCTGGGTTCTACTGATTATGGAGTTGGCATTGGGATGTCTTCTAGGGGAGATGTTTGTAGGAAGGCCAACCATGCCTGGCAGAAATGAGGTAAACTTCTGCATAAATCCTTGAACTCAGAGGACAATAATTTCTGaggaaaatattttacttcaaaAGGATGGAAAACAACGTACCTAGTCCACCACTTACTGAAGTTATTTTCCTTCAAACTAAATGGAGCGCCTCCACAATTTAACAAAACCAATTAGAGAGACCCCGCAATTGAAAGGACATAGAGAGGGAAAGATTCACGATAGGCAACGGCAAAGGCACCATGTCCGGTGTTTTGGTTCAGATTCCTGTGATAtgtaaccctttttttttggagctCTATGGTCAATTTGGTTCTCCAATTTGTGGTTTCAACGATTTTCATGTGACAGGATTCAAGAAAATTCAAGGGCCGAGGAGAATCCGATGGAATTTATTGACATTAACTTAAGAAATCATGTGGAAAAGAGTGGAAATAAACCATATCTAAACATCAATTTCTGCTTGAATTATGTCACCAATAACGCTAATAGTTAGATGAATGTATACTGCTCTTCACAGTCAATAAAGCTTCCAAAGCTAGCTAGTAAAAAGTAACTTCAACTTATCTCCTTGCCCAGCAAGGAAACCTAGAAATTAAAAGGAATGGGGacgagaaaaaagaaaaactatgtACAACTTGACCAAATTCATCTAGAGTAGTAAGTAGTTGTCGCCAATTGATCAGGGTTCAGGCGGCAGAAGCAGAggcaaatttcatgcaaatagGAGCGTTGACACCTGCCAAAGCAAGTATAGCTGCAGGAACTGACCACAAAGACTCCCCGCAAATCAAGCCGGATGCCACAGCCGGTCCAAATACTTTGGCCTGCTGTTTTTTGTTCCACTCCCACACAAAGAGAATCAAGCTTCCCACGCACATGTCGATTGCAAAGTATCCTCCGAGGTAGAATGGGATGGCCATGCACATGGGAATCGGAATGAACCTGTAGATCCTCCATTTCTTCTCGGTGTGCTTCAAGACCTCGGTCAAGATGTTGAGGGCAATGGCAGCGAAAAAGCACATGATGGACAATTTCAGGCAATTCTTAGGAAGGGAAGAGAAACCCTCGACTCCAAGAAGTGCGATCCCACGGTACATCAAGCCATAAGGTGCAGGATAAGCTCCATCGGGATCGCCGAGGGGATACGCCTTGTAGAAGAACCAGAAAACGGCAGGGG
Encoded proteins:
- the LOC140016835 gene encoding probable serine/threonine-protein kinase At1g54610; this encodes MEGGEDRKISREGEKEGDHGGNISPRISIKQISGDDFIEGWPKWLVDNIPRDVLAVLSDLTRIISRPEGRLPEPQVKSYMLQQLLSGLQHCHRDVKASNLLIDKDRMLQIADFGLANFYRPKPKWPLASRVVTLWYRAPELLLGSTDYGVGIGMSSRGDVCRKANHAWQK